Part of the Subtercola frigoramans genome, GTTGCCGCTGCCGAATCGATGTGCGACGGGTGTCGGGTCAGGGATGAGCCTGCGGTTTCCTGTCTCGTCCTGGTCGAGCACAAAGCCTCCACCGATCGAGAAGTACTCGCGCACCTCGACAGGTGTGCCAGCAGAATCGAACGCACTGAACCTCATTCCGTTGGTGTGGAAGTCGAGCCGTTCACGGCGGTGCATGACGATGTCATCCCTCCAGGAGAAGGCGATCGCCCGCGTGCCGCCGAGCTCCAGGATGCCCTCGGTCGTGGAGCGTTCTGCCTTGGCATCGGCGGTGGTGGGGTCGACGAGCTGGGGTTCCTCACCCTGCAGGCCGAGAATGACGGCCTTGATCGTGCCGTGCCCATGGCCGGTGGCCCCGAGCGACCCGAAGAGATCGACTCGCACCCGTGCCGTGCGATCAAGGGCCGTGCGCTCGAGGGCCGTGCGCGCAAGAAGGGAATCGTCGCGGAGCCGGGCGACGAAACTGGAGGCGGCGCGCATCGGCCCCACGGTGTGGGAACTCGACGGCCCGATACCGATGGTGAAGAGGTCGAATGCGCTCAGGCTCATGGGAGGGAGTGTACGCGCAAGCCCTCACAGAGACAGATCCCGCCGTCAGAATTGCAGGCTACAATCGTGCGCACGCGGCGGTGTGGAGAAGCAAGAGCACGCGCAGCCAGACGAGGGAGTTTCGATGAGCGAACCACGAGCTGATGACACGCCGGATTCGACGCTCGCCGAGTTCGACAGGCTGGCTTCGGCGATTCTGGAGAACCTGCAGAAGGTCATCAACGGCAAGACCGAAGTGGCCACCCTGTCGCTCGTGGTGCTCCTCGCAGAAGGTCATCTGCTCGTCGAAGACGTTCCTGGTGTGGGCAAGACCACTCTGGCCAAAGCGCTCGCCCGCTCTGTCGGCTGCACCGTCAGTCGCATCCAGTTCACGCCCGACCTCCTGCCGAGCGACGTGACGGGTGTCTCGATCTACAACCAGCATGAGCGGGAGTTCGAATTCAAACCGGGGGCGGTGTTCGCGAACATCGTGATCGCCGATGAGATCAACCGGGCGTCTCCGAAGACCCAGTCCGCCCTCCTCGAATGCATGGAGGAGCGGCAGGTCTCCATCGACGGCCAGACCTACTTTCTCGAGGCACCCTTCAGCGTGGTGGCGACGCAGAACCCGATCGAGATGGAGGGCACCTATGCCCTGCCAGAAGCGCAGCGTGACCGGTTCATGGTGCGGGTGTCGATGGGGTACCCCGATGCCAGGGCCGAACTCGCCATGCTGCACAATCGTGAACTGGTGAGCCCACTCGAACAGATCGAGGCAGTGGTGACCCGCACAGAACTCCAGTCGATGATCGAGACCGCGCGAAGCGTCTTCGTGTCGCCGGCCGTCGAGCAGTATGCCGTGAACATCGCCCAGGCAACCCGTCGGGACTCCGAGATCCGTCTTGGCGTCAGCCCGAGGGCGACACTGCACCTGGTGCGTGCAGCCAAGGTGACGGCCGCTCTGGATGGCCGCGACTATGTTCTGCCCGATGACATCGATGCGCTCGTGGTGCCGGTTCTGGCTCATCGCGTGCTTCTGACCCGTCGCTCGCTCGCCGACAATCGCGGGGGCAGCGCCCGGGCGGTCGACGATGTGCTGCGAAGAATCGTCTCCAGCACCCCGGTTCCCCTCGTGGCCACCAGGATGGCGTAGGCGAGTTGCCATGTCGAAGCTCCCGCGCCTGACCCTCCGTGGCTGGGGTTTCGTGAGCGTCGCCGTCGTGTTCTTCGTGGTGATGCAGGTTCTGCAGCACCGGGAATTCAGTTTCGTCGCGTTGTTTCTGCTTGCCCTTCCACTCATCGGCCTCGCCAGTGTCTCGCTGTACCGCCTGCCTCTGACTGTGGAGCGTCGGTTCCAGCCGGAACTCGCTCCAGCAGGATCACTCGTCACGGTGCGGTTGACGCTCCGGAACGAAGGGGTGCGTGCGGCGCCGGAGGCCAGCTGGTCGGATTCGGCCGAGGCGCCACTGGCACCCAGTGAGCCTGCCGAGCTGCCACTTCTTCGCGGATTCCGCTCCAGCCGATCCGACGCCCCCACTGCCCACGCCCTGAGCTACGAACGGAATGCCACGCATCGGGGTCACCATGCGATCGGGCCACTGGTACTGCTGCTCGTGGATCCCTTCGGCATGGCCTACCGCCGGGCATCCGTTGGCGCCACCGATGTGCTCACCGTGACGCCGTCTATCGTTCCGCTGCCGAGAGGAGCATTGCGGTTGGCGGCTGGCTCCGGCGCCGCCCAGCAGTCCCGACAACTCGGCAGCGGGGGAGAACACGACGTCATCTCGCGCAAGTACCAGACCGGCGACTCGATGCGCAGGGTGAACTGGTCTGCCACGGCGCGGTTCGGTGAACTCATGGTTCGACAGGATGACCAGCAGAACGACCAGCATGCCGTCGTCATTCTCGATTCGTCGCGGCAGAGTTATCGCTCTGTCTCTGAACAGCGCTCTGTCTCTGGCCGCTCTGGGCGTGAACACCAGGGAGGCGGCTCCTGGTCGCCGGAGTTCGAATGGGCAGTCTCGATGGCCGCGTCGATCGGGGTGCATCTGCTCGAAGAAGGATTCCACGTGCGCGTGGTGGACAGCGCTCACCCTGAGGGTCGGCAATTCGAACCGGATTCGGCCGGTACGTTCGCCGATCTCCCCGGCGAACACGCTCTTCTGCTTCACTCCGCACAGGCCGACCTCGTCGACGCCGTCGATGTCGACTTCCGTCATGCGGTGACTCGCGACGACTCCGTTGCCGGCGACGCTCCGCCGCTCTTTGCTGTGGTGGGCCGGCTCGGGGCAACCTCGACCCAGACCCTGGCGGTGGCCGCTCGGCTGGCGTCGAGTGCTGTAGCGGTCATCGTCGTGCCGGGCGAGCATGTGGGGCCTGGTGGGCGCGCAGAGCCCGGCAAGCGAGAAGCATCTGGCGGGCGAGAAGCGCGCCGGGATCCCGACTGGGCCGTGGCGCTTCGCGATGTGCTCGAAGACTCCGGGTGGGTCGCCCAGATCGTCTCGAGTGACGACGCACCGTCATCGGTGTGGGGGACCAGCAGTGGCGAGCGGCTGACACTGTGACAGGCAAGATTGTGTTGGGCAAGACTGTGACGGGCAAGACTGTGACGGCAATACAGTGACGGCAATACAGTGACGACCCTGGCACCGGCGCCCGGCCCGTCAACGCCCGGCCCGCGCCTGCCTCAGTCCTCCGATCATCGCGCGCACGGGCATCCGCACCCCCCGCAGGGCTCGCACGGCACTCGGCACGACACGGAGCGCTCGCCCATTCGCGGCCGCGGGCGTCTCGCGTCGAGAGCCAGTCTGGGTGTGCTCAGTCTCGTGTTGTTCGTGCTGATCATTCTTCCGGTCGGCGGATTGTCTGCACTCCTCGCTGGCGACAACTGGTGGTGGAGCACGGTCGTGTTCGTGGCCCTGGTCCTCGGTTCTGCGGCACTGGTGCGGCTGCTCCCGCTGCCGGCTTTCCTCTCCTCCCTTGCCGCCTCCATCGCAGCCCTGCTGGCCTGGATGATCGGAATCACCGTGGTGTTCGCACCCGGTACCGCCTGGGCGGGTTTCGTTCCGACCATCGAAACGGCCCGTGCCCTGCGATCCGGCCTCACCGCAGCCGGGGAGTCGATCGCGGTCCAAAGCATTCCCGCTGATCCCGTGCAGCCGATCGTTCTGCTGCTGGCCGTTTCCGTAGGCCTGCTGGCGCTGTTGGCCGATGCCCTGGTCTTCGCCCTCCGGATGCCCGCCCTGGCCGGTTTCGTGAGCATGGCCGTCTTCGCAGTGCCCTATGCCGTGCACCAACAGGATCTCGACGTGTGGCTCTTCGTTTCCACCTCCGCGGTCTATCTTGCGCTGTTGTGGGCGTGGGGGAGACTGGTGCACCGACCGCGCGGAAGACGAGGCCACACCGGCCTCCGGGCGTTGGCGTCAGGAGCGCTTGCGATGACGATCGCTGTGGCTCTGCCCGCATTCACCCCTGGGCTGACCCCTGAGTCGTTCCAGGCACCGACCCGGGGCCAACTGGCGTCGGTCTATTCCAGCGGAGTCGATCCGAGCATCCAGTTGAGCCAGGATCTGCGCCGCTCGAATCCGCTCCTCGCGCTGACGTACACCACGACGTCCGCAGACGGCCTCTACCTGCAGCTGGTGACCCTGAGCTCCCTGATCGACGGGCCGTGGGAGCCGGAGACCGCAGGCACAGCGCACCCGCTCGAAGCCGGGTACCAGGCACCGACGGGTCTCGCACCCGATGTCGCGACCAGTGCCGTCACCACCACGGTCTCGGTCAGCGGACTACGGAGTGACTGGGTGCCGGTTCCCTACCCGGCAACCGGCATCACCGGGCTGACCGGCGATTGGATCCTGACGCCCGGCAGCCTCACCCTGACCGGTCAGGGGGCGGGTTCCCTCGGTCAGAACTACACGGTGTCAAGCCTCGAGGTGACGCCCACCGCAGCCCAGCTTGCGGCGGCGACAGGCCCGCTGCCGGGTGCAATCGCCGGTTTCACTGCCCTTCCCCGCGACATCGCTCCCGTCATCGGCAACACCGCGCGGCTCGTGACGGCGTCGGCAGCGACCCCGTACGACAAGGCAGTGTCGCTGCAGCGGTACTTCACCTCCGGCGCGTTCCAGTACTCGGTGACCGCACCGGTCGAAGGTCACTACGACGGAGGAAACTTCGCCGCGGTGGCGACTTTTCTCTCGGCGAAGAGCGGCTACTGCATCCATTTCGCGTCGGCCATGGCGGTGATGGCGCGCACCCTCGGAATCCCGTCACGCATCGCCATCGGCTACCACCCCGG contains:
- a CDS encoding AAA family ATPase, translating into MSEPRADDTPDSTLAEFDRLASAILENLQKVINGKTEVATLSLVVLLAEGHLLVEDVPGVGKTTLAKALARSVGCTVSRIQFTPDLLPSDVTGVSIYNQHEREFEFKPGAVFANIVIADEINRASPKTQSALLECMEERQVSIDGQTYFLEAPFSVVATQNPIEMEGTYALPEAQRDRFMVRVSMGYPDARAELAMLHNRELVSPLEQIEAVVTRTELQSMIETARSVFVSPAVEQYAVNIAQATRRDSEIRLGVSPRATLHLVRAAKVTAALDGRDYVLPDDIDALVVPVLAHRVLLTRRSLADNRGGSARAVDDVLRRIVSSTPVPLVATRMA
- a CDS encoding DUF58 domain-containing protein; translation: MSKLPRLTLRGWGFVSVAVVFFVVMQVLQHREFSFVALFLLALPLIGLASVSLYRLPLTVERRFQPELAPAGSLVTVRLTLRNEGVRAAPEASWSDSAEAPLAPSEPAELPLLRGFRSSRSDAPTAHALSYERNATHRGHHAIGPLVLLLVDPFGMAYRRASVGATDVLTVTPSIVPLPRGALRLAAGSGAAQQSRQLGSGGEHDVISRKYQTGDSMRRVNWSATARFGELMVRQDDQQNDQHAVVILDSSRQSYRSVSEQRSVSGRSGREHQGGGSWSPEFEWAVSMAASIGVHLLEEGFHVRVVDSAHPEGRQFEPDSAGTFADLPGEHALLLHSAQADLVDAVDVDFRHAVTRDDSVAGDAPPLFAVVGRLGATSTQTLAVAARLASSAVAVIVVPGEHVGPGGRAEPGKREASGGREARRDPDWAVALRDVLEDSGWVAQIVSSDDAPSSVWGTSSGERLTL
- a CDS encoding transglutaminase TgpA family protein, with the translated sequence MTTLAPAPGPSTPGPRLPQSSDHRAHGHPHPPQGSHGTRHDTERSPIRGRGRLASRASLGVLSLVLFVLIILPVGGLSALLAGDNWWWSTVVFVALVLGSAALVRLLPLPAFLSSLAASIAALLAWMIGITVVFAPGTAWAGFVPTIETARALRSGLTAAGESIAVQSIPADPVQPIVLLLAVSVGLLALLADALVFALRMPALAGFVSMAVFAVPYAVHQQDLDVWLFVSTSAVYLALLWAWGRLVHRPRGRRGHTGLRALASGALAMTIAVALPAFTPGLTPESFQAPTRGQLASVYSSGVDPSIQLSQDLRRSNPLLALTYTTTSADGLYLQLVTLSSLIDGPWEPETAGTAHPLEAGYQAPTGLAPDVATSAVTTTVSVSGLRSDWVPVPYPATGITGLTGDWILTPGSLTLTGQGAGSLGQNYTVSSLEVTPTAAQLAAATGPLPGAIAGFTALPRDIAPVIGNTARLVTASAATPYDKAVSLQRYFTSGAFQYSVTAPVEGHYDGGNFAAVATFLSAKSGYCIHFASAMAVMARTLGIPSRIAIGYHPGQASEHNADGTSTFQVFSDQLHAWPELWFEGIGWLAFEPTPGLGIVPPDYSLPSYAITGAGSPARDSAGSALTPTTPKPVAEKDTASNPVIEAQAQAQSQGRAWLIALAVTLVVALAALAPATVRRLRRRRRLSAMMRAPNPASLGWSEVCDTASDYRMEVSHSETARAFANRLAAVYRMPHEPVAALLTAVEREQFARQGAGETGADERAELVEAVRAIIRAISAQASTADDRRAVFLPLSLLAGLPLLSGE